The proteins below come from a single Rosa rugosa chromosome 2, drRosRugo1.1, whole genome shotgun sequence genomic window:
- the LOC133728061 gene encoding receptor-like protein 2 — protein MSEIGSKQQTDLLVQLYHQMANAFLFFLLLIFYSNITFENIHACNQSERSSLLSFALTLSSPQLNWTSADCCNWEGITCNQGGWITHLQLPSKGLKLKEGTFLSSSLGNLTHLTHLNLSHNSLYGSLDQTEFFLSMNDLEILDLSYNLLFGVLPSSLPSSHIRMVDLSSNRLHGAVSSSFFQEAWNLTSFNVSNNTFSGPIPSSICHPSSSSLRHLDFSFNKFNGSISSGLGKCSKLQVFRAGYNYLSGSLPEDIFNSTTLEEISLLRNSLYGAVSDRISNLTSLTTLDLSYNQLSGVLPLHLGKLSKLKLILLDFNHLEGSFPPSLMNCTNLVELRMGANNLGGDISMLNFSKLSQLSKLDLRQNNFFGILPRSLYSCKFLKAIRVAHNNLEVQIEPEILSLKSLSFLSLGMNKRLTNIKEAMRILMGCKHLAFLSLASSFLGEEMPNSVDEMADFNGFQNLLLLDLSSCNLSGIIPSWLSKLKKLQVLDLNNNRITGSIPSWLGTLPRLQALLMEFNQLSGEFPKELCTLPMLVSGQTEAQVGRIYLELPIHYSPSADHAILLQYNYILYNPFIHLGHNCLSGNIPIEIGQLQLLRWLDLSANNFSGNIPDQISNLKYIEILDLSMNHLSGEIPASFTSLNFLSSLNVSYNNLGGPIPSSTQLQSFNASAFEGNLKLCGAPLPNKCRTITRVDAPDMSTHDVDTKENQIPWFYVSVALGFITGFWGVCGPLVLMRKWRYAYYHFLDNVQDRFHVMIAKRMASMKRRFV, from the coding sequence ATGAGTGAAATCGGATCTAAACAACAAACAGACTTGCTAGTGCAGCTTTATCACCAAATGGCTAATGcattccttttcttcttgctCTTGATATTCTATTCCAATATCACATTTGAAAACATTCATGCTTGCAACCAAAGCGAACGCAGCTCTCTGCTGTCCTTCGCTCTCACTTTGTCTTCTCCTCAGTTGAATTGGACTTCCGCTGATTGTTGCAATTGGGAGGGCATCACATGTAATCAGGGTGGTTGGATCACCCATTTGCAGTTACCTTCCAAAGGACTTAAACTCAAAGAAGGTACTTTTCTATCATCGTCACTCGGAAATCTCACACATCTCACCCACTTGAATCTCTCCCACAATTCACTTTATGGTTCTCTAGATCAAACTGAATTCTTCTTGTCCATGAATGATCTCGAAATCCTAGATTTGAGCTATAACCTTCTCTTTGGAGTGTTACCATCTTCTCTACCATCCAGTCATATTCGGATGGTGGATCTTTCCAGCAATAGGTTACATGGTGCAGTTTCATCTTCTTTTTTCCAAGAAGCTTGGAATTTGACTAGTTTCAATGTCAGTAACAACACCTTTTCCGGTCCTATCCCATCCTCCATTTGtcatccttcttcttcctcgttACGACACCTTGATTTTTCCTTCAATAAGTTCAATGGTAGTATATCTTCTGGATTGGGGAAGTGTTCCAAACTACAGGTCTTCCGTGCTGGTTACAATTACCTGTCAGGATCGCTTCCAGAAGATATCTTTAATTCTACCACACTTGAAGAGATTTCACTACTTCGGAATTCATTGTATGGAGCAGTGAGTGATAGAATTTCCAACCTCACCAGCCTTACAACCCTTGACCTCTCCTATAACCAATTGAGTGGTGTGCTCCCTCTCCATCTTGGGAAGCTCTCCAAGTTGAAACTCATTCTCCTTGATTTCAACCATCTGGAAGGTTCATTCCCCCCATCTCTGATGAATTGCACAAACCTTGTTGAACTACGTATGGGAGCCAACAACTTGGGAGGTGATATCTCCATGCTCAATTTTTCCAAACTTAGCCAACTTAGTAAACTTGACTTGCGACAAAATAACTTCTTTGGTATCTTGCCGAGAAGCCTCTACTCGTGCAAGTTCTTGAAAGCAATTCGAGTGGCCCACAATAATCTAGAGGTTCAAATAGAGCCTGAAATTCTTTCATTGAAATCCCTGTCCTTCCTCTCACTTGGTATGAACAAACGTTTGACAAATATCAAAGAGGCAATGAGGATACTGATGGGTTGCAAACACCTTGCATTCCTATCATTAGCATCCAGTTTTTTAGGTGAggaaatgccaaatagtgttgatGAAATGGCGGATTTTAATGGATTTCAAAATCTTCTACTTTTAGATTTGAGTTCATGTAACCTTAGTGGTATAATTCCTTCATGGCTATCGAAGCTGAAAAAGTTACAGGTCTTGGATCTGAATAACAATAGAATCACTGGCTCAATTCCAAGTTGGTTGGGGACTCTTCCAAGGCTGCAAGCTTTATTGATGGAATTCAACCAACTTTCTGGAGAATTTCCAAAGGAATTGTGCACACTACCTATGTTAGTATCTGGACAAACTGAAGCTCAAGTAGGTCGTATTTATCTTGAACTGCCTATTCACTACAGTCCTAGTGCTGATCATGCAATACTTTTACAGTACAATTATATATTGTATAACCCATTTATACACCTGGGTCACAATTGCCTTAGTGGGAATATACCTATTGAGATTGGCCAATTGCAGCTTCTCCGATGGCTGGATCTTAGTGCTAACAACTTCTCCGGCAACATTCCAGACCAAATATCTAACCTGAAGTACATTGAGATACTGGATCTCTCCATGAACCATTTGTCTGGAGAAATCCCGGCATCATTCACAAGTCTTAATTTCTTATCAAGTTTGAATGTCTCTTACAATAATCTAGGTGGACCAATACCATCAAGCACTCAACTCCAAAGTTTCAATGCTTCAGCATTTGAGGGGAATCTGAAACTTTGTGGTGCCCCACTTCCGAATAAGTGTAGGACAATAACGAGGGTTGATGCACCTGATATGAGCACCCATGATGTAGACACCAAGGAGAatcaaattccatggttttATGTTTCTGTGGCACTTGGGTTCATTACAGGATTTTGGGGAGTCTGTGGTCCCTTGGTGCTTATGAGGAAGTGGAGGTATGCATATTACCATTTCCTAGACAATGTACAAGACAGGTTCCATGTGATGATAGCAAAACGTATGGCAAGCATGAAGAGAAGGTTTGTTTAG
- the LOC133727861 gene encoding uncharacterized protein LOC133727861, producing the protein MKARAMIFIRKHMEEALKVKYLAEEDPRSLWVALEERFNHQRAIYLPEARHDWQNIRFQDFKIVNEYNSKICRIRSLLKFCGEELTEADLLEKTFSTFPPSCMVLQQQYREKNFARFSELVTIMLLAEKNNNLLLRNDQARPTGTRAVPLLEANTIAHHENNHGRRNRGRGRGRRSERLRHGRRNGPRNGLYDCDHLCNGPRGRGGRGQGPRGGNRNAQVRQAQIRENAGPACRPQNQHNLCYRCGGTDHWSPPVVQQMNR; encoded by the coding sequence ATGAAGGCAAGGGCTATGATTTTCATCAGAAAACATATGGAGGAAGCACTCAAGGTGAAATATTTAGCTGAAGAGGACCCACGatctctttgggtcgctctagaagagcgatTCAACCATCAAAGGGCCATCTACTTGCCGGAAGCAAGGCACGATTGGCAGAACATACGTTTCCAGGATTTCAAGATTGTCAATGAGTATAACTCTAAAATCTGCCGGATTCGGTCACTCCTAAAATTTTGTGGAGAAGAGCTCACAGAAGCTGACCTACTGGAGAAAACTTTCTCCACCTTCCCTCCTTCCTGTATGGTCCTGCAGCAACAATACAGGGAGAAAAACTTTGCTAGATTCTCAGAATTAGTCACCATCATGTTGCTCGCTGAAAAGAACAACAACCTACTTCTAAGGAATGATCAAGCAAGGCCCACTGGTACTAGAGCAGTTCCTTTGCTTGAAGCAAATACTATTGCCCATCATGAAAATAACCATGGACGGAGGAACCGGGGCCGTGGAAGGGGAAGAAGGTCTGAACGTCTGAGGCATGGAAGGAGAAATGGGCCCAGAAATGGCCTATATGACTGTGACCACCTATGCAATGGCCCAAGGGGTCGAGGAGGACGTGGACAAGGTCCACGTGGTGGAAACCGAAATGCCCAAGTCCGACAAGCTCAAATTAGAGAGAACGCTGGCCCGGCCTGTCGCCCTCAAAATCAGCATAATCTATGTTATAGATGTGGAGGCACTGACCATTGGTCCCCACCTGTCGTGCAACAGATGAACAGATAG